The window AAGGATAGGCCAACGCGGCGCCACAAGCCGCGCCGGAGCCGCGCGGTGGGCTATACAATTGCGCCGTGATGATTTACAGCCCAATGGATGCGTACGCCGCGACCTGGGGCCGCGGCGCGCGCGGCCCGGCGGGGCGGGATGGGGCCTGGCCCCCCGGGGCGCCAAAACGCTTCACAGATTCCGTTTTTCAGATTATGAAACCCTGCCCGGCCTGTGGCCGGCCCAAGGGCGCGCCCGCGTGGTGCGGGCGCCCTCACCAAGGACGCCCCCCCACCCGGTTGCGAGGCACGCATGACGGACTTTCCGCGCCCCTGGATGGATCACTACGACCGCGAGGTCGATCCGCACATCACCTACGAGAACATCCCCATCTTCGGGTACCTGGACCGCGCGGCGGACAACTTCCCCAAGCGCAAGGCCATCATCTTCCGCAACTGGTCCATGTCCTACCGCAAGCTGCGCGAGCAGTCCGAGGTCATCGCGGCCAACCTGCGCCACCTGGGGCTGCAACCCGGCGAACGCATCTCCATCATGCTGCCCAACTTGCCCCAGACCATCCTGTCCTACTGGGGCGCGCTGAAATCCGGGGCCGTGGTGGTGATGACCAACCCGCTGTACATGGAAAAGGAGTTGATCCACCAGATCAACGACGCGGGCTGCCGCTTCATGATCGTGCTCGACCACCTCTGGCCGAAGATCAAATCCGTGCAGGACCGGCTGCCCGGGGTGGAGAAGTTCATCGTCACCTCCATCTCCGACTGCCTGGCCCTGCCGCTCAACCTGCTCTACAAGATCAAGGCGAAGAAGGAGAACCTGTTCACCGACGTGCCGGTGGACGGCTCGCGCGTGGTGCGCTGGAAGCCGCTGACCAAGGGCGACGAGCGCATCAGCCGCCCCCCGGCGGACCCGCGCAAGGATCTCGCCCTGCTGCAATACACCGGCGGCACCACGGGCATCTCCAAGGGCGTGATGATCACCCACCGCAACATGACGGCCAACGTCCAGCAGTGCCACGCCATCCTGCACACCCTGGGCCGCGAGCACCAAAGCTTCCTGGACATCCTGCCCTTCTTCCACATCTACGGCCTGACCGTGGGCCTGAACCTGCCCACCAGCATCGGCGCCACCATGCTGCCCGTGCCGCGCTTCGTGCCCCAGGACCTCATCAAGGTCATCAAGGCCACCAAGCCGACCATCTTCCCGGGCGCCCCGGCGGTGTACGCGGCCATCCTGCACCAGAAGAACATCGACCCGGCGGACTTCAAGTCCCTCAAGGTCTGCGTGTCGGGCTCGGCGCCCATTCCGGTGGAAACCATGCGCGAGTTCACCCGGCTCACCGAGTCGGAGATCGTCGAGGGCTACGGGCTGACCGAGGCCTCGCCCGCCACGCACTTCAACCCGCTCACGGGCGTGAAGAAGCCCGGGTCCATCGGCCTGCCCCTGCCCGGAACCGACAGCCGCATCGTGGACATGGACGTGGGCCAGATCAACATGCCCCCGGGCAAGAAGGGCGAGCTCATCGTGCGCGGGCCGCAGGTCATGTCCGGCTACTGGCAGCGCCCCGACGAAACGGCCAACGTGCTGCGCAACGGCTGGCTCTACACCGGCGACATCGCCACCATGGACGAGGAAGGCTACTTCACCATCGTGGACCGCAAGAAGGACCTGATCATCTCCAGCGGGTACAACATCTACCCGCGCGAGATCGACGAGGTGCTCCACGAGCACCCCAAGATCAAGGACGCCGTGGCCGTGGGCATCCCCCACGCCTCGCGTGGGGAGATCGTCAAGGTCTACGTGGTGCTGCACGAGGGCCAGGAGATGACCAAGAGCGAGGTCATCGCCTGGTGCCGCCAGAAGCTGGCCAAGTACAAGCTGCCCCGGCAGGTGGAGTTCCGCACCGAGCTGCCCAAGACCATGGTCGGCAAGGTGCTGCGCCGGGCCCTGCGCGCCGAGGAGGCCGAAAAGGCCGAGGCCCGCGCGGCGCGCCGCGCGGCGCGCAAGGCCGCCGGCCTGCCCGCCGGTGCTGCGGACGACGAGCCCACCGACGACAACACGGAGAGCTCGGACCTGGACTAGCCGGGCGCACGGGCGGCTGCCCCCGGGCCGCCCCGCCACCAACGCAAGCGCCCCGCGCGGCTGTGCCGCGCGGGGCGCTCGGTTGTCGTTGGCCGGGGCGGGCGGCCCGGGCTCCGGGCCCCTAGAACCCCCGGGCCAGCTCCGCCGCGCGGACAATGGCGTCGGAGCGGCGCGCGTCGCGGCCCTCCATGAGCATGCCGTTGGTCGTCGCGCTGACCACGTCGGAGATGCCGATGAAGCCCAGGATCATGCGCAGCCAGGTGGACTGGTAGTCCCAGGTCTCCACCGGGTTGCCCTCGGGGTAGATGCCGCCGCTGGAGTAGGCCACGAAGGCCTTCTTGCCTTCGAGCATCCCGAAGTAGCCCTTCTCGTTCATGCCCACGGTGTAGCCGGGCTGCACGAGGATATCGAAGTACTGCTTCAGGCGGTAGGGCACGCTGAAGTTCCACATGGGCACGGCGAAGGCGTAGCGGTCGAACGACTTGAAGTCGTTGATGATCGCCTCGATCTCGCCCCAGGCCTGCTTCTCGTCCAGGGAATGGCCCCGGCCATGCAGGATATTGTACTTGGCCATGATCCGGTCGCCGTCAAAGGGCGGCAGGTCCATCTCGAAGAGGTTGCGGACCACCACCTCGGCCCCGGGGTTCACGGCCTTCCACTGCTCGACGAAGGCGTCGGCCACGGCCACGGAATGCGAACGCGACCCGCGCGGGGACGCCTTGAGATACAACAGCCTGTTCATCGTGTCCTCCTAGGTCTGGCTTGGTCTGACCTGGTCCGGACTGGTCCGGCCTGGTCTGGCTTGATCCGGCCCCGCCCTGCGGCGGGGGGTTGCTATCTTGACCAAACATATAGTCTTTGCACACCCGGCGTCAACGTGAACCGTGCCGGGTCGCAGCCGGGCCCCGGGAGTGCCGCCCCGCCCGGCGCGCGGCGCTCCCCCCGGCGCGCGCCCGCTGTCTCCGGCCTCCGCCCTGCCGGGCCCGGCGCGCAAAAAAAACAGCCCGGGGTGGCCCGGGCTGCGGCAAAACCATTGGTTGGCGGCCCCTTCGCCGCGCGCGGCCCTACACCCCGAGCAACTCCAGCAGCGCGGCCTTGATGCCCGCGCGGTCGATGCCCAGGCGCGCGCGCAACTCCTTCTGCTTGCCGTGCTCCACGAAGGCATCGGGCAGGCCCAGGCGGCGCACGGTGCGCCCGGCCAGCAGGTCGCGGTCGGCCAGGGCCTCCAGCACCGCCGAGCCGAAGCCGCCCGCCAGGGCGTTCTCCTCCACCGTGAGCACCCGGGTGGTGCCTGCCGCCAGGGCGGCGATCTGCTCCACGGGCAGCGGGCGCACGAAGCGCGCGTTGAACACCGCCACCTGGCGCCCGGTCTCGGCCTCGATCTCGCGCGCGGCCTCCAGGGCCGGGTGGACCCGGCTGCCGATGGCCAGCACCAGGGCGTCGGCGCCCTCGCGCAGCAGCTTGCCCCGGCCCAGGGCCAGGGGCCTGGGCTCGTCGTCCAGGGCCGCGCCGATGCCCACCCCGCGCGGGTAGCGCAGGGCCACCGGCCCGTCGTGCCCCAGCGCCGTGACCAGCATCCGCGCCAGCTCGGCCTCGTCCGCCGGGACCATGAAGGTCAGGTTGGGGACATGACGCAAAAAGCTCAGGTCGAAGGCCCCGTGGTGCGTCGGCCCGTCCTCGCCCACCAGCCCGCCGCGGTCCAGGCACAGGGTCACGGGCAGGTTCTGCAGGCACACGTCGTGCACGATCTGGTCGTAGGAGCGCTGCATGAAGGTCGAATAGATGGCCACCACGGGCCGGAAGCCCTGGGTGGCCAGCCCGGCGGCGAAGGTCACGGCGTGCTGCTCGCAGATGCCCACGTCCACGAAACGGTCGGGCATCTGCTCGGCGAAGGGCGACAGCCCCGTGCCCTCGGGCATGGCGGCGGTGATGGCCACCACGCGCTCGTCGGCCTCGGCCAGGCGCAGCAGCGTTCTGCCGAAGACCTCGGTGTACGAGGGCAGCGCGCAGGGGCCGAACTTCAGGGCCGCGCCCGTCTCGGGCTCGAAGCAGCCCACGCCGTGGAAGTAGGTCGGGTTGGACTCGGCGGGCTGGTAGCCCCGGCCCTTGGTGGTCAGCACATGCACCAGCACCGGGCCTTCCAGGTCGTGGACATGGCGGAACACGTCCACCAGCCCGTCCACGTTGTGGCCGTCGAAGGGGCCCAGGTAGTTGAAGCGGAAGGCCTCGAAGAGGATGCCCGGGGTGAAGAAGTGCTTGAAGGCCTCCTCGGACTTGCGCGCGTAGTCGGCCAGGTCGCTGCCGATCTTGGGCACCTGCTTGAGCAGGGCCTCCACGTCCTTCTTGAAGCGCACCACCCAGCGCTTGGTGATGCTCTTGGAGATGAACTGCGACAGGGCGCCCACGTTGCGCGAGATGGACATCTCGTTGTCGTTGAGCACCACGACCATGTCGCTGCCCATGCCCCCGGCCTGGTTCAAGCCCTCGAAGGCCAGCCCGGCGGTCATGGAACCGTCGCCGATGACGGCCACGACCTTGCGGTCCTCGCCGCGCAGGTCGCGGGCCATGGCCATGCCCAGGGCAGCGGAGATGGACGTGGACGAATGGCCCACGCCGAAATGGTCGTAGGGGCTCTCGCTCATCTTGGGGAAACCGCTCAATCCGCCCAGGGTGCGCAGGGTGCCGAAGCGCTCGGCCCGGCCCGTGAGCAGCTTGTAGCCGTAGGCCTGGTGGCCCACGTCCCACACGATCCTGTCCTGGTCGGGGTCGAAGACCTTGAGCAGGGCCAGGGTCAGCTCCACGACCCCCAGCGAGGGGGCCAGGTGCCCGCCGTTGGCGGCCACGGTCTCGATGATGCGCGCGCGCAGCTCCGCCGCCAGGGCGGCCAGCTCGGCGGAAGTCAGGGCCTGCACGTCCCTGGGCCGCGCGATGCGCGGCAGGATGGGCGTCTGCGGAAGTGTCTTGTCCATTGTCCTAGCTTTGCGGGCCATGGGTTCGCCGGTCCTTGTCGCGGGGGGCGCCGGAGGACCGCCGCCCGGGGTTGCCGTCAATTGGTGCGCTCCACAACATATGCCGCCAGATGGCCCAGGAAGTCCACCTGCGGGCCCCGGTAGCCCTGCAGGGCCCGGTTGGCCTGCACGGCGCACTGCACGGCCATGATCCGGCTCTGTTCCAGCCCCACCAGCGAAGGGTAGGTGTTCTTGCCCTGGTCCTGGTCGCTGCCCACGGGCTTGCCCAGCTCCTGCTGGTCGCCGACCACGTCCAGGATGTCGTCGGCGATCTGGAAGGCCATGCCCAGGTGCTTGCCGTATTCCATGGCGTTTTGCATGTCCTGTTCGCCGCCGCCGCCCAGGATGCACCCGGCCAGGCACGAGGCGGTGATGAGCGCCCCGGTCTTGAGGGAATGCATGCGTTGCAGGTCGCGCAGATCCACGCCCGCGCGCCCGGTCAGCTCCATGTCCACCTGCTGGCCGCCGACCATGCCGCTGGGGCCCGCGCCGTAGGCCAGCACCGCCGTGGC is drawn from Desulfocurvus vexinensis DSM 17965 and contains these coding sequences:
- a CDS encoding long-chain-fatty-acid--CoA ligase — encoded protein: MTDFPRPWMDHYDREVDPHITYENIPIFGYLDRAADNFPKRKAIIFRNWSMSYRKLREQSEVIAANLRHLGLQPGERISIMLPNLPQTILSYWGALKSGAVVVMTNPLYMEKELIHQINDAGCRFMIVLDHLWPKIKSVQDRLPGVEKFIVTSISDCLALPLNLLYKIKAKKENLFTDVPVDGSRVVRWKPLTKGDERISRPPADPRKDLALLQYTGGTTGISKGVMITHRNMTANVQQCHAILHTLGREHQSFLDILPFFHIYGLTVGLNLPTSIGATMLPVPRFVPQDLIKVIKATKPTIFPGAPAVYAAILHQKNIDPADFKSLKVCVSGSAPIPVETMREFTRLTESEIVEGYGLTEASPATHFNPLTGVKKPGSIGLPLPGTDSRIVDMDVGQINMPPGKKGELIVRGPQVMSGYWQRPDETANVLRNGWLYTGDIATMDEEGYFTIVDRKKDLIISSGYNIYPREIDEVLHEHPKIKDAVAVGIPHASRGEIVKVYVVLHEGQEMTKSEVIAWCRQKLAKYKLPRQVEFRTELPKTMVGKVLRRALRAEEAEKAEARAARRAARKAAGLPAGAADDEPTDDNTESSDLD
- a CDS encoding FMN-dependent NADH-azoreductase: MNRLLYLKASPRGSRSHSVAVADAFVEQWKAVNPGAEVVVRNLFEMDLPPFDGDRIMAKYNILHGRGHSLDEKQAWGEIEAIINDFKSFDRYAFAVPMWNFSVPYRLKQYFDILVQPGYTVGMNEKGYFGMLEGKKAFVAYSSGGIYPEGNPVETWDYQSTWLRMILGFIGISDVVSATTNGMLMEGRDARRSDAIVRAAELARGF
- the dxs gene encoding 1-deoxy-D-xylulose-5-phosphate synthase, which codes for MDKTLPQTPILPRIARPRDVQALTSAELAALAAELRARIIETVAANGGHLAPSLGVVELTLALLKVFDPDQDRIVWDVGHQAYGYKLLTGRAERFGTLRTLGGLSGFPKMSESPYDHFGVGHSSTSISAALGMAMARDLRGEDRKVVAVIGDGSMTAGLAFEGLNQAGGMGSDMVVVLNDNEMSISRNVGALSQFISKSITKRWVVRFKKDVEALLKQVPKIGSDLADYARKSEEAFKHFFTPGILFEAFRFNYLGPFDGHNVDGLVDVFRHVHDLEGPVLVHVLTTKGRGYQPAESNPTYFHGVGCFEPETGAALKFGPCALPSYTEVFGRTLLRLAEADERVVAITAAMPEGTGLSPFAEQMPDRFVDVGICEQHAVTFAAGLATQGFRPVVAIYSTFMQRSYDQIVHDVCLQNLPVTLCLDRGGLVGEDGPTHHGAFDLSFLRHVPNLTFMVPADEAELARMLVTALGHDGPVALRYPRGVGIGAALDDEPRPLALGRGKLLREGADALVLAIGSRVHPALEAAREIEAETGRQVAVFNARFVRPLPVEQIAALAAGTTRVLTVEENALAGGFGSAVLEALADRDLLAGRTVRRLGLPDAFVEHGKQKELRARLGIDRAGIKAALLELLGV
- a CDS encoding polyprenyl synthetase family protein — encoded protein: MPDVDVKKTLANYAAAVERHLETCLEGRDIAPRLAEAMRYSLLAGGKRLRPVLCMVWAEIAGTPAQAVVPFAAGIECIHTYSLIHDDLPAMDNDDLRRGKPTSHKVFGEATAILAGDALLTEAFSLMLGVTEVPAERVLQATAVLAYGAGPSGMVGGQQVDMELTGRAGVDLRDLQRMHSLKTGALITASCLAGCILGGGGEQDMQNAMEYGKHLGMAFQIADDILDVVGDQQELGKPVGSDQDQGKNTYPSLVGLEQSRIMAVQCAVQANRALQGYRGPQVDFLGHLAAYVVERTN